A portion of the Natronococcus sp. AD-5 genome contains these proteins:
- a CDS encoding alpha/beta hydrolase, producing MADVLIPGGRDVRATLDEPEIGVTDAVVIACPPHPQHGGSRTDQRLVAVSEALCEAGIACLRFDYGEWDDGYGEREDVRNAIRWAADRDGTETVGVFGYSFGASQALLASATADRPVAGVAALAPTARLGEDLDAVAALSRLESPALILHGERDTTVDWEAVVERARERGDDVVSLPADHFFLGTRDEIATAVVDFFEQLFVRP from the coding sequence ATGGCCGACGTTCTGATACCCGGCGGACGCGACGTTCGCGCTACGCTAGACGAACCCGAGATCGGGGTGACGGACGCCGTCGTGATCGCCTGTCCGCCCCATCCCCAGCACGGCGGCTCGCGCACGGACCAACGGTTGGTCGCCGTGAGCGAGGCCCTCTGCGAGGCCGGCATCGCCTGTCTCCGGTTCGACTACGGCGAGTGGGACGACGGCTACGGCGAGCGCGAAGACGTCCGGAACGCGATCCGATGGGCAGCCGACCGGGACGGTACGGAAACGGTCGGCGTCTTCGGCTACAGCTTCGGGGCGTCGCAGGCGCTGCTCGCGTCGGCGACCGCCGATCGGCCGGTCGCGGGCGTCGCCGCCCTCGCACCGACGGCGAGACTCGGAGAGGATCTGGACGCCGTCGCGGCGCTCTCGCGACTCGAATCGCCGGCGTTGATACTCCACGGCGAGCGCGATACGACCGTCGACTGGGAAGCGGTCGTCGAACGCGCGCGCGAGCGAGGCGACGACGTGGTGTCGCTGCCGGCCGATCACTTCTTCCTCGGGACGCGCGACGAGATCGCGACGGCCGTCGTCGATTTCTTCGAGCAACTGTTCGTGCGACCGTAA
- a CDS encoding polysaccharide deacetylase family protein — MSSTDRTRADGWAKDFSYDYYRKLLRTLRTNFDLRTLSEYRSRRPTDERVAFVRHDVDVCLERAVELARIEHELGVRSTYMVIPDTPLYDVEAERDLLHLIHEFGHEIALHCDLNPSSGEDADATADGGLSPAELRRIEDARRRLESIDIQPVASVSFHRPSERVLEGPRTIAGMVNAYNSDLLSAYISDSSGRWREGDPIRSIAANATADRLQVLTHPVWWGQRHAPPLERFISVADEFETLDERMYDELVSIYAPYGERTDRVVA; from the coding sequence ATGAGTAGTACCGACCGGACTCGCGCCGACGGGTGGGCGAAAGACTTCAGCTACGACTACTACCGGAAACTGCTCCGAACGCTTCGGACGAACTTCGATCTCCGGACGCTCTCGGAGTACCGATCTCGCCGACCGACCGACGAGCGCGTGGCGTTCGTGCGCCACGACGTCGACGTCTGCCTCGAGCGCGCGGTCGAGCTGGCCCGCATCGAACACGAACTCGGCGTCCGATCGACGTACATGGTGATCCCCGACACGCCGCTGTACGACGTCGAAGCGGAGCGCGACCTCCTGCACCTAATTCACGAGTTCGGACACGAGATCGCCCTGCACTGCGATCTGAATCCCTCGAGCGGGGAGGATGCGGACGCGACGGCCGACGGTGGCCTGTCTCCCGCGGAGTTGCGACGGATCGAAGACGCCAGGCGTCGGCTGGAGTCGATCGACATCCAGCCGGTCGCGTCGGTCTCGTTTCACCGTCCGTCGGAACGGGTCCTCGAGGGGCCGCGGACGATCGCGGGGATGGTCAACGCCTACAATTCGGACCTGCTGTCGGCGTACATCTCGGACTCGAGCGGTCGGTGGCGGGAGGGGGATCCGATCAGATCGATCGCGGCGAACGCCACCGCCGATCGCCTGCAGGTGCTGACGCATCCGGTCTGGTGGGGACAGCGTCACGCGCCGCCGCTCGAGCGGTTCATCTCGGTCGCGGACGAGTTCGAAACCCTGGACGAACGGATGTACGACGAACTCGTCTCGATCTACGCTCCCTACGGCGAGCGGACCGATCGCGTCGTCGCCTGA
- a CDS encoding WbqC family protein, whose amino-acid sequence MDELAEQEPGGAGSVGRASSGPVDSTAGSPISAGSERTVAIHQPNYLPWLGYFQKIYRSDVFVLLDDVEYSSNSWINRNKIKTPDGWTWLTVPVHGSDEPIAAVEIADDRWRDKHRKSLQASYGGAAHYDEFADFFAETYARSWDSLCELNVYLIRELADRIGLECEFVRASALEIDAANSERIVRICDELDADRYFSGEGARSYNDHDRFEAADIALEYQSIEHPQYEQRFDDFVPNLSIVDVLMNVGADGAYDLLRSVTGDE is encoded by the coding sequence ATGGATGAGTTGGCGGAGCAGGAACCGGGAGGCGCCGGAAGCGTCGGTCGCGCATCGTCTGGACCGGTCGATTCGACCGCCGGGTCGCCGATTTCGGCCGGAAGCGAGCGGACCGTCGCGATCCACCAGCCGAACTATCTCCCCTGGCTCGGCTACTTCCAGAAGATATACCGGAGCGACGTCTTCGTCCTCCTCGACGACGTCGAGTACTCGTCGAACTCCTGGATCAACCGGAACAAGATCAAGACGCCCGACGGCTGGACGTGGCTCACCGTTCCGGTCCACGGCTCCGACGAACCGATCGCGGCCGTCGAAATCGCGGACGACAGGTGGCGGGACAAACACCGCAAGAGCCTCCAGGCGAGCTACGGCGGCGCGGCCCACTACGACGAGTTCGCCGACTTCTTCGCGGAGACGTACGCGCGCTCGTGGGACTCGCTGTGCGAGTTGAACGTGTATCTGATCCGGGAACTCGCCGACCGGATCGGACTCGAATGCGAGTTCGTTCGCGCGTCGGCGCTCGAGATCGACGCCGCCAACAGCGAGCGCATCGTCCGGATCTGTGACGAACTCGACGCCGATCGGTACTTTTCCGGAGAGGGCGCCCGCTCGTACAACGATCACGACCGGTTCGAGGCGGCCGACATCGCCCTCGAGTACCAGTCCATCGAGCACCCGCAGTACGAACAACGGTTCGACGACTTCGTTCCGAACTTGTCCATCGTCGACGTGCTGATGAACGTCGGCGCCGACGGCGCGTACGACCTTCTGCGGTCGGTGACCGGCGATGAGTAG
- a CDS encoding PspA/IM30 family protein produces the protein MGILSRTSYVIRSKINSLLNRAEDPTETLDYSYEQMRDQLQQVKRGIADLTTQKKRLEMQKKRLEENVEKHNEQARTAVQQDREDLARRALEKKKTKMNQIEDLERQVSELQSQQDRLIEQKDELQNRIEEFRTKKETMKARYEAAEASSTVSEAMTATGEEFEDVGRAIERAEEQTEDMEARAAALDELHETGAFEDVISDKDQIDRELEEISTDSGVEAELETLKSEVGGGAEPEEEVDESEIEELEAEVDDDEIDAELEELQEEENA, from the coding sequence ATGGGCATCCTCTCTCGGACCTCCTACGTCATCCGATCGAAAATCAACTCGCTGCTCAACCGGGCCGAGGACCCGACCGAGACGCTGGATTACTCCTACGAGCAGATGCGCGACCAGCTGCAGCAGGTCAAACGCGGGATCGCCGACCTCACCACCCAGAAGAAGCGCCTCGAGATGCAGAAAAAGCGCCTCGAGGAGAACGTCGAGAAACACAACGAGCAGGCCCGCACGGCCGTCCAGCAGGACCGGGAGGACCTGGCGCGACGCGCCCTCGAAAAGAAGAAGACGAAGATGAACCAGATCGAGGACCTAGAGCGCCAGGTTTCGGAGCTCCAGAGCCAGCAGGACCGGCTCATCGAGCAGAAAGACGAACTGCAAAACCGGATCGAGGAGTTCCGCACCAAGAAGGAGACGATGAAGGCCCGCTACGAGGCCGCCGAGGCGAGTTCGACGGTGTCGGAGGCGATGACGGCCACCGGCGAGGAGTTCGAGGACGTCGGCCGCGCCATCGAACGCGCCGAAGAGCAGACCGAGGACATGGAGGCCCGCGCCGCCGCGCTCGACGAACTACACGAGACGGGCGCCTTCGAGGACGTCATCTCCGACAAGGACCAGATCGACCGCGAACTCGAGGAGATCTCGACCGACAGCGGCGTCGAGGCCGAACTCGAGACGCTCAAATCGGAGGTCGGCGGCGGCGCCGAGCCGGAAGAGGAGGTCGACGAGTCCGAGATCGAGGAGCTCGAGGCCGAGGTCGACGACGACGAGATCGACGCCGAACTCGAGGAGCTCCAGGAAGAGGAAAACGCGTAG
- a CDS encoding FxLYD domain-containing protein, whose product MTQSPLSRRRVLGALGAGGAGLFAGCNDVSDGGEPKYEAGEVTDLEASNRSAENVTAAEALAEQEANEGVTALDTLTIRNHEFVLEDSFHGPTVQGTVANTGEDRIELVEVRVRVFNESGNQIGRYLDVTGDLPPNSTWEFQVVLLELTTDIAEYDIAVLGTPS is encoded by the coding sequence ATGACTCAGTCACCACTGAGTCGTCGTCGCGTGCTCGGCGCGCTCGGCGCCGGCGGCGCGGGCCTGTTCGCAGGTTGTAACGACGTCAGCGACGGCGGCGAACCCAAGTACGAAGCGGGCGAGGTCACCGATCTCGAGGCGAGCAACCGATCGGCCGAAAACGTGACCGCGGCGGAAGCGCTCGCCGAGCAAGAGGCAAACGAGGGGGTTACCGCGCTCGACACGCTCACGATCCGGAACCACGAGTTCGTGCTCGAGGATAGCTTCCACGGACCGACGGTCCAGGGTACCGTAGCGAACACGGGCGAGGATCGGATCGAACTCGTCGAGGTTCGGGTTCGCGTCTTCAACGAAAGCGGGAATCAGATCGGCCGTTACCTCGACGTAACCGGCGACTTACCACCGAATTCGACCTGGGAGTTCCAGGTCGTCCTCCTCGAATTGACGACCGACATCGCCGAGTACGACATCGCCGTCCTCGGTACGCCGTCGTGA